In the genome of Monodelphis domestica isolate mMonDom1 chromosome 2, mMonDom1.pri, whole genome shotgun sequence, one region contains:
- the KCTD20 gene encoding BTB/POZ domain-containing protein KCTD20 isoform X2, with product MFGPGREYNFTRPNEKGEFEIAEGISATVFRTVLDYYKTGIINCPDGISIPDLRDTCDYLCINFDFNTIKCQDLSALLHELSNDGAHKQFDHYLEELILPIMVGSAKKGERECHIVVLTDEDSVDWDEDHPPPMGEEYSQILYSSKLYRFFKYIENRDVAKTVLKERGLKNIRIGIEGYPTCKEKIKRRPGGRSEVIYNYVQRPFIQMSWEKEEGKSRHVDFQCVRSKSLTNLVTAEEDVSEDQENLMHHPPQVDELDRLNAPLSQMAPNDFPD from the exons ATGTTTGGCCCAGGAAGAGAATATAACTTTACCCGGCCCAATGAGAAAGGAGAGTTTGAGATTGCTGAAGGGATCAGCGCCACCGTGTTTCGAACAGTGCTG GATTATTACAAAACTGGAATCATTAACTGTCCTGACGGAATTTCCATCCCTGACCTTAGAGACACCTGCGATTATCTCTGCATTAACTTTGACTTCAACACCATCAAGTGTCAAGATCTGA GCGCTTTGCTGCATGAGCTCTCCAATGACGGTGCTCACAAGCAGTTCGATCACTACCTGGAGGAGCTGATCTTGCCCATCATGGTGGGCAGTGCCAAGAAAGGGGAACGTGAGTGCCACATCGTTGTCCTGACCGACGAGGACTCCGTAGACTGGGACGAGGACCATCCTCCACCCATGGGGGAGGAGTACTCTCAAA ttctttatAGCTCCAAGCTCTACAGATTCTTCAAATACATTGAGAATCGAGATGTTGCAAAAACTGTATTAAAAGAACGGGGACTGAAAAATATCCGAATTGGAATTGAGG gctatcCCACTtgtaaggaaaaaattaagaggaGACCAGGCGGTCGGTCAGAAGTCATATACAACTATGTACAACGCCCATTTATCCAAATGTcttgggaaaaggaagagggaaagagccGCCATGTTGATTTTCAGTGTGTCCGAAGCAAATCCCTCACGAACCTGGTGACAGCTGAGGAAGATGTGTCCGAAGACCAGGAGAACCTGATGCACCACCCTCCACAAGTGGATGAACTTGATCGGCTAAATGCTCCACTCTCCCAGATGGCCCCTAATGACTTCCCAGATTAG
- the KCTD20 gene encoding BTB/POZ domain-containing protein KCTD20 isoform X1: MNIHRASEGDRSIRQESSFLVENIPGSSQEKEENCLTSCLQNPNLPVCSRNDDSLLDYASQPANHHFSNISTLPEDIKGPCFQSGNKRSHEPFTGPERFGTSSLGFSCNSYPHAPEKVTLLVDGTRFVVNPQIFTAHPDTMLGRMFGPGREYNFTRPNEKGEFEIAEGISATVFRTVLDYYKTGIINCPDGISIPDLRDTCDYLCINFDFNTIKCQDLSALLHELSNDGAHKQFDHYLEELILPIMVGSAKKGERECHIVVLTDEDSVDWDEDHPPPMGEEYSQILYSSKLYRFFKYIENRDVAKTVLKERGLKNIRIGIEGYPTCKEKIKRRPGGRSEVIYNYVQRPFIQMSWEKEEGKSRHVDFQCVRSKSLTNLVTAEEDVSEDQENLMHHPPQVDELDRLNAPLSQMAPNDFPD, encoded by the exons ATGAATATTCATCGGGCCAGTGAAGGCGACAGGTCAATACGCCAGGAGTCTAGCTTCTTAGTGGAAAATATTCCAGGTTCatcccaagaaaaagaagaaaattgcctGACATCCTGCTTGCAAAATCCTAACCTTCCTGTGTGTTCCAGGAATGATG ATTCATTGCTCGATTACGCTTCCCAGCCGGCCAATCACCATTTCTCGAACATCTCAACTCTTCCTGAAGACATCAAAGGCCCTTGCTTCCAAAGTGGAAATAAAAGGAGCCATGAGCCCTTTACTGGTCCAGAACGATTTGGAACCAGCAGTTTGGGCTTCAGCTGTAATTCCTACCCCCACGCTCCAGAAAAGGTGACACTCCTTGTAGACGGCACTCGTTTTGTGGTCAACCCACAGATATTCACTGCTCATCCGGACACTATGTTGGGAAG GATGTTTGGCCCAGGAAGAGAATATAACTTTACCCGGCCCAATGAGAAAGGAGAGTTTGAGATTGCTGAAGGGATCAGCGCCACCGTGTTTCGAACAGTGCTG GATTATTACAAAACTGGAATCATTAACTGTCCTGACGGAATTTCCATCCCTGACCTTAGAGACACCTGCGATTATCTCTGCATTAACTTTGACTTCAACACCATCAAGTGTCAAGATCTGA GCGCTTTGCTGCATGAGCTCTCCAATGACGGTGCTCACAAGCAGTTCGATCACTACCTGGAGGAGCTGATCTTGCCCATCATGGTGGGCAGTGCCAAGAAAGGGGAACGTGAGTGCCACATCGTTGTCCTGACCGACGAGGACTCCGTAGACTGGGACGAGGACCATCCTCCACCCATGGGGGAGGAGTACTCTCAAA ttctttatAGCTCCAAGCTCTACAGATTCTTCAAATACATTGAGAATCGAGATGTTGCAAAAACTGTATTAAAAGAACGGGGACTGAAAAATATCCGAATTGGAATTGAGG gctatcCCACTtgtaaggaaaaaattaagaggaGACCAGGCGGTCGGTCAGAAGTCATATACAACTATGTACAACGCCCATTTATCCAAATGTcttgggaaaaggaagagggaaagagccGCCATGTTGATTTTCAGTGTGTCCGAAGCAAATCCCTCACGAACCTGGTGACAGCTGAGGAAGATGTGTCCGAAGACCAGGAGAACCTGATGCACCACCCTCCACAAGTGGATGAACTTGATCGGCTAAATGCTCCACTCTCCCAGATGGCCCCTAATGACTTCCCAGATTAG